In one Drosophila albomicans strain 15112-1751.03 chromosome X, ASM965048v2, whole genome shotgun sequence genomic region, the following are encoded:
- the LOC117572659 gene encoding uncharacterized protein LOC117572659 isoform X2, producing the protein MEFIKKKMPEMKHSYGIDENKNPNTFQTSNSRGLREVFKKIPTTAPKQFYVDPRIISKYANRKQNLQLIKKLEDSLPPLEELCNTTCQLPKTTFSATRKFYEEFKYEIQDLVEEEAVTKPAQSVKEKPKSPKIPRCRTRIVESKRFKILTLREYNLQKEKQQAQRAKLNNENGSV; encoded by the exons atggagTTCATCAAGAAGAAAATGCCAGAAATGAAGCATTCTTATGGAATTGATGAGAATAAAAATCCAAATACTTTTCAAACA TCAAATAGTCGAGGTCTTAGggaagtatttaaaaaaataccaacgACTGCGCCAAAACAATTCTATGTGGATCCAAGGATAATTTCGAAATATGCGAATAGAAagcaaaat CTTCAACTCATCAAAAAATTGGAAGATTCGCTGCCGCCACTTGAGGAATTATGCAACACAACTTGTCAACTGCCAAag ACTACCTTTAGTGCCACACGAAAATTCTACGAAGAGTTCAAATACGAAATTCAAGAT CTTgtcgaagaagaagcagtCACAAAACCAGCTCAGAGCGTAAAAGAAAAGCCGAAAAGTCCCAAGATACCGCGTTGCCGAACAAGAATTGTGGAGTCGAAGAGATTTAAGATCCTTACGCTGCGAGAGTACAATTTGCAAAAGGAGAAGCAACAAGCGCAAAGAGCTAAACTAAACAATGAAAATGGATCTGTTTAA
- the LOC117572659 gene encoding uncharacterized protein LOC117572659 isoform X1, protein MEFIKKKMPEMKHSYGIDENKNPNTFQTSNSRGLREVFKKIPTTAPKQFYVDPRIISKYANRKQNDLNLSNDYQKQANTQNALDESSWIDSIDLQLIKKLEDSLPPLEELCNTTCQLPKTTFSATRKFYEEFKYEIQDLVEEEAVTKPAQSVKEKPKSPKIPRCRTRIVESKRFKILTLREYNLQKEKQQAQRAKLNNENGSV, encoded by the exons atggagTTCATCAAGAAGAAAATGCCAGAAATGAAGCATTCTTATGGAATTGATGAGAATAAAAATCCAAATACTTTTCAAACA TCAAATAGTCGAGGTCTTAGggaagtatttaaaaaaataccaacgACTGCGCCAAAACAATTCTATGTGGATCCAAGGATAATTTCGAAATATGCGAATAGAAagcaaaat GATCTGAATTTGAGTAATGATTATCAAAAGCAAGCTAACACACAAAACGCTCTTGACGAATCATCTTGGATCGATTCTATAGAT CTTCAACTCATCAAAAAATTGGAAGATTCGCTGCCGCCACTTGAGGAATTATGCAACACAACTTGTCAACTGCCAAag ACTACCTTTAGTGCCACACGAAAATTCTACGAAGAGTTCAAATACGAAATTCAAGAT CTTgtcgaagaagaagcagtCACAAAACCAGCTCAGAGCGTAAAAGAAAAGCCGAAAAGTCCCAAGATACCGCGTTGCCGAACAAGAATTGTGGAGTCGAAGAGATTTAAGATCCTTACGCTGCGAGAGTACAATTTGCAAAAGGAGAAGCAACAAGCGCAAAGAGCTAAACTAAACAATGAAAATGGATCTGTTTAA